AATTGATTTCTTTTAAGAAAGAATCATGGCTTGATATTTGAGAAAGCTAAgttaaaaaattcttcaaaacatttcatcaataattttttaattattgcaataattaatgcgtgtttaaattttattttatattattttagcagtaatgaataataattgcaCTTACCAATTAATAACTACATTTACTAATTTATAACattcattaattattgaattaacaaaagaattattaaaatcaccaaacaaatttttttataaacattttgaaAAGTTTTCGAACCTAATTTCCTTGATAATGAAAGtatgtataaaaaattatattataaattcttaTATAAAGTTAGAAATTGCTTTATTATCATGTTATCACCTTAAAAGATTTAAAGAATTATGAGACTGATCtcaattaaaaatcattgttagttcatataattttattttaattaaccacTTTCAATacgttttaataattaatataagcaactaaaataaataaattgattaaacATTGTTGACCTCattgttttgtttttaaatatttttattatttatttttcgataAAGAATTTCTAGACTTGTGTATAATATAACATTCTAATTTCAAGTCACATGATATAACGGCAAAGTTTAATCGTTTATCTTTGGAACAATCAGCACAGCAGATCTATCATCGTTCCGTTGTTACTTATTAGCACACAATAACGACATACCATAAGCCCACTGCAAGGCACACGTGTTTAGGAACATACCCTAACAGAGATAGTGTTTACATTCTGCTATAGGGCTCTGCGTGGTCGATTTTGCAGCTCGTAAAAGCTATTTTGCATGAAATCGCGGAAATGATCCATCAATTATAGTTACCACACTTGTTTAAATTCAAAACCGCAGTTGGTATGTTCTTGAAAAAAGTAACTTAAATTATACGTTGATTACATTGGGGCAGTGTTATGAATGTATCAGAAACATAATACAGTATAACCCCGGTTATCCGAAATAATGTGTTCAGGGTGATCGCATAATCGATTTTTTCGGATAATCGGATAACTGGCATTATGATTACattctaaagaaaaattataatttcttacatcttcttttctttttttatatttctttgtcTATATTTACGTACTACACGTATTACacatgtgtatgtacatatacttTGTACGAATATGTGTACATACACTTACACATATTTATAGGcaaataatattacataaaaataaaaattaataagtgTACAtacttaatttcattttattttgattttcattcaaattattactTGACAGAAttcaaaagaaaaggaaatgacACTGAGAaactaaaatatataaaaaatttaaaaggtAAATAGTATTAACCctgatattatttaaaaagtaggCAAATGTAACACAAAGTGACAAGGTGTTATAAAAAAactaatttttgaaataaaattactacGAATGAAATTTGTCATAAAAGTTATGACAATATAAGGTTGGGCTGTATTTTCAAAAACCTCTCAAATCCGATTTGcttcattttatataaaaataaggtttgcgagaaggatttttggtGATTCGACATGGTGAATGGTGATTCTGTGAAACACATTTTACTGTGGTAATGTAACTCTCTGTACAATATATACTAGTTAAAATAAAGTGGGAAAACTCAGTCTCAGTTAggacaaaataaatatattcttaAACATATACCTAATAATATATATCATGTTTTATAAATTAGGttaagttttaatttttttaaatgggccAGTATTGTAGCGGTTTTCACCATCGATGAGGAACCTGCCACCTTGATCACATTTCAACCGTTTATCATTTCTATTCATTCAACTTTATTATCccaaaataattatacatttattcGCTTATATCATTCAAAACGGAAGAACGTATTAAACATTTATAAAGTCTAATTCAATAAATTGATTTACAATAATTTCGCTTGAACTGAGATGGCGCTTAAATCCGTTTCTGATAGCCCTAATTTTCGATTAAATTTGGGTTGTTTTACCGACGCAGAATTCAGATTTCAGCTACAACGCTTGTATCGCCTTAAAAATCAATATGGTAAAGACATTCCCATATTGGATCTTAATACTTGAATTGCTAAAATTCCTCTCCGCAAATATcgtttttttgttaaatgaagCTATTTACAAAATGTCAGCCAAATTCGAATTGacagattttcggaaatttagCCCTGGAATGTTATCTACAGTCGAACATGTACCTAAAGTTTGTTGTACTTGCTTCTAAATTACCATTTGACAATgtttttaacgcttttatcatttgttgctattattttatgattatttattaataagtaaaattattgaataataaataaaccacCTATttaccataaaaagtagggaaattaataaaatataaaaaattaagcaATAATTTAATGCTTGAGcactaaaattttcataaattccaAAAGTGGAATTAATTACTTTGATTTATGAACGACTCAAATAACAATATAGTAAATAATTGTGGAAAATGATGTTTTTATACACCATATGCGAATATTCGAGTATCTTATCCGTGGAACTGATATCAGTAGTTTCATCTTCTGTCTACGAGAGGTCAGGCACAAGGAGAGTGATTTCGAAAAGCGGTTTATCGTTCGATACCTTCTATTGACCCTTTGCCGTATAATATCGTATCGCATTCACGACACAACTTACAGTTGAACTTACAGTTGAATTTTGAGTTAAATTCTGATAATAATTTGCCCAGTCAAGTACCGTTAAATACCATGTAAgcatgatatttaaattttcattatttattttaaaatgcaaGCAATGAATAACTATCGAAAAAATAATAGCAGAAGGGATGAATGCTTTGATGACCATATATTTTCATGGAATCTACGACTCttgttattttattcttttgtcTTTATACTTAAcaagaaattgttaataaattacatTTGAGTACATACTTCGTTTAATATATACTGAGactttattcattttcaaattgtaatcactatttaataaaaataatagataaagaGAAGGTGAAAAATAGTAgcataaaaaattaaacatcaAAGTTGCAAATACCTTCAAGAACCAGCTCAGCCTGATGGCGCGCacgatcgatcgatttatcgatccgGAGTTGCCCATCGCGATCGATGCGTAAGTCATAGGTCTTCTCTCTCATTCGCGCGCAAGACCCACGCCGACGCCATTATTATATTCTTAATTAACCAGTGCAGAGGTGTCCATCTCATTGTCAGTTCTTTTATGTTACTCAAGAACGTATCAACTTATGTGTAAAATACCTTTGTACAAGCTCATCCAAATATCTAACCACCATGCAGGCTTTATCAGATACAGCTTATTTACACTATTAACTGAACAAGCACGTGAGTCGTCAACCACGTGCTTCTCATTCACGCTCAAAAACATTCACAACCAAAGCGGGCTGAATTAACGGCGCTCAGACTCACTCAACCATCTTATTCACAAGCCAACTTCTCTAACACTCAGGTAACAGACTGTAACGACTTTATTATGCAACTCAAATTGAAATACAACTCAATTTTCGGAAACCTTCGAGCCGGATTGCGCACTTGCTAGAGTCGGTTTTCGTTAATTTCTTAAACAAATCATCGTGCGCCTCACGAATCTTTGTCTCGTGTTCGTAATCTTTATCGCTCTCAAGTCCGACATAACTCCTCATTCTCACACTCTAATTCAGGTGGCGTTCAGGCAGCTCACTGTAATACCAGATCATCGACGGCCGATAAGGAAGAGAGCAGATCATCGATATGGCACAGCTATTAAGGACCACTGACAAATGGAGTGAGATTCAGAGTGATGATTCGCAGGAGACATTGGAGGTGTCGGAGCTGAACCCCTCACCTCGCACCTCGTCAGTGCTGCACTCACATGCGACCAGGGCCAGCTTACCGGCAACGCTACCAATAGAACTGCAGCTCAAGGTGCGGACGCAAATGGGACGGCTCACCTCTATTCAGGACGTGCACGAGGCAGTGATAAAAAACTCAGGGGACCTCTCAATGGAGGAATTAGCCGATCTGAAGGCACAGATAGAAGAAGCGCTCAAGGCCTTCAACCAAGAGCATGCTTACTTGGAGGTCGTGTGGCCTACCTCGATGGCTCATCATGAGTATTTTGAAGCAAACTGCCACTTGCAAATGCAGAGAGCTTGCTCTGCGGTCAAAAGATTCATCGCCAAGGAGAAGGCATCGCTTCTCAACTTAAGGTCAACTCAACAACTGGAGACACTACCGGTCATCTCACTGCCCAAGTTCACTGGGAGCTACACCGATTGGCCACCATTCTTTGAGCTATTCTCATCAATGATTTTAACAAACACCAGATTACAGAATGTAGAAAAGTTTTACTACCTGAAGCGGTGTCTGGAGGGAGAGCCAGCTCAACTGATCTCTAACCTCCCCCTGACAGACGCCTCCCTGCAGTCCGCACTAGAACAATTAAGGACTCGGTATGAGAATAAAAGACTGCTCATTCAGGCACATTTAGATCAGCTCTTGGCTTTGCCTGCTACCAAGCACCATTCTGCAAGGTTGCTCAACCAACTTCTCACCGCCGCGATTGAGAACAGGAACGCGGTTCTCAACCTGGTCGATCCGAATCAACTGGCGGACTGTATATTAGTCCACCAGGTGAGCAGCCGCCTAGATGGTGCCACGAAGAAGATGTGGGAGTCCTCATTGGAGGCAACCAACGAATACCCCACCTTCGATCAGCTCACTCAGTTTGCCACGTCACGTGTACGAATTTTGGAACGGCTCGAGGCAGATCAAAACAAGTCAGCTCAACCGCAGTCCAAACAGGCGCCTCCACCGGAACAGCCAGCTCAGCCCGCACGGATCAGAAGAACAATTTCGCATCAGGCAGTTCCGAGAGCCTCACCGTATGAAGCCTGCGATTGTTGCGGTCGCGGCCATTACATTGTTGCATGCAGCCAGTTCAGGAGGATGAGCATAAAGGACCGGTTCATGTGTGTACAGCTCAATCGACTGTGCTACAACTGCTTGGGCAGGCACCCATTGAAGGCCTGCAAAACGACTCGAGAGTGCAAGCTCTGTTCAACGCGGCACCACACGATGCTTCATGGAAGCGAGGTCGCTTTTATGACCACATCGACTCAACCACCTGCTTCTCATCCTAAGCAAAGGGCAGGCTCATCCCAGGCATACTCATTTACTTCACCAGGAGCGCGATGAGGACCTAGCACAGTCGTCAGTTCAACTAATTCATCTCTACTCACAACAGCTCATGCTCTAATATCAACATTAGTTTCCACTCATCAAATTAGGCTCCTTATAGACTCCGGCTCAGCATTATCTTTCATATTGGAACCAGCACATCCGCTCACTTAACCTCCAAAGACACCGCTTAACCACGATCAGTCGATGTGATGATTGGAGCCGACTACTATGGATCCATCATCAACCAAACGTCATCAAGGGCATACCGTCAATACCATTGGCTCAACTTTCAATATTTGGATGGTTCATTCTTGGCCCAGTTAACATGTCTCACTCACGTAATTACCATCCTCACTTTGCAGTTGCTCACGACGACCAGAATGATCTGCAAGAGCTGCTCACTGCAAGGGCAAATTAAAGTTGGAAAgtacaaaaaaatattatattctgtgtaattattttattgttgatttataaacgaaaagaaaatattttctaaaactaTTCTCTTTCtatactgaaaataaaaaatgacctGTGGCTCTTGTTCTTAATCTTTCCCAGAGGCAGGTCTCCTTTGCTGCATGTTGTAGTTATAGTTTCTTATAGACCATTATTAGTTTCTAAAACAAGTTGAAAAATATCAGCATAAATTGGCATGTTTCAAACGTTCTTTTTACCTCGTTCGTTGTTTAAACATGTTTTAATTTACATAATGTAATTATGATTTACAGTTTTATATAAAAAGCACTATTTAATGTTAGACTACATCTTCAAAGTTAAATATTATCATCTTTCTTAAAAGTTAAATTTTCCCGGAAGTAAATACGGCGTTCTCTACTGTAAAAGCAGTTTTGCGTAACGTATACAGGAGGGGGCCAAGTCCCATAGCTTGATTAACATTATCAAGTgtttaatattttgcatttcaGAGTTTCATAATTTCAGGGTTTatatcatttaaattaattatttatttcattcgaaTTATCTCGTTCTATTTGTAATTTTGAGTCGAAGATTATTGAAAGTATTATTCATCGTCAATTGTTCGTTATTCATAAATATTCCCAACTCGGTATATTTCTATTTCTGATTGTTTGTGT
This Osmia lignaria lignaria isolate PbOS001 chromosome 9, iyOsmLign1, whole genome shotgun sequence DNA region includes the following protein-coding sequences:
- the LOC117609912 gene encoding uncharacterized protein LOC117609912 is translated as MAQLLRTTDKWSEIQSDDSQETLEVSELNPSPRTSSVLHSHATRASLPATLPIELQLKVRTQMGRLTSIQDVHEAVIKNSGDLSMEELADLKAQIEEALKAFNQEHAYLEVVWPTSMAHHEYFEANCHLQMQRACSAVKRFIAKEKASLLNLRSTQQLETLPVISLPKFTGSYTDWPPFFELFSSMILTNTRLQNVEKFYYLKRCLEGEPAQLISNLPLTDASLQSALEQLRTRYENKRLLIQAHLDQLLALPATKHHSARLLNQLLTAAIENRNAVLNLVDPNQLADCILVHQVSSRLDGATKKMWESSLEATNEYPTFDQLTQFATSRVRILERLEADQNKSAQPQSKQAPPPEQPAQPARIRRTISHQAVPRASPYEACDCCGRGHYIVACSQFRRMSIKDRFMCVQLNRLCYNCLGRHPLKACKTTRECKLCSTRHHTMLHGSEVAFMTTSTQPPASHPKQRAGSSQAYSFTSPGAR